Proteins encoded in a region of the Halioglobus maricola genome:
- a CDS encoding class I SAM-dependent methyltransferase, whose amino-acid sequence MIPDLPSDIDEIKGFLAQDEAQALYQHALAESTKGPVLEIGSYCGKSTIYLGLACRQHDGTVFALDHHRGSEEHQLGEFFHDPDLYDGGEGLVDTFREFRRNISKAGLNDTVVPVVAGSEAAARHWQTPLAMVFIDGGHSLEAALTDYRCWTAHLIRGGILAIHDLFDDAHAGGQAPYAVYRMAKASGLFEDLGQVNTLGLLRRL is encoded by the coding sequence ATGATTCCAGACCTGCCCAGCGACATCGACGAGATCAAGGGCTTCCTCGCCCAGGACGAGGCCCAAGCACTGTACCAACACGCCCTCGCCGAGAGCACCAAAGGCCCGGTGTTGGAAATTGGCAGTTACTGCGGCAAGTCCACTATCTACCTCGGCCTGGCCTGCCGTCAGCACGACGGCACCGTTTTCGCGCTGGACCATCACCGAGGCTCGGAAGAGCACCAACTGGGTGAATTCTTCCACGACCCGGACCTCTACGATGGCGGCGAAGGCCTGGTGGATACGTTCCGAGAGTTTCGGCGCAACATCAGCAAGGCGGGCCTGAACGACACGGTTGTGCCGGTAGTCGCAGGCTCAGAAGCCGCGGCACGGCACTGGCAGACACCGCTGGCGATGGTCTTCATCGACGGCGGCCACAGCCTTGAAGCCGCCCTCACCGACTACCGCTGCTGGACGGCACACCTGATCCGCGGCGGCATTCTGGCGATCCACGATCTGTTCGACGACGCCCATGCGGGAGGCCAGGCACCTTACGCGGTGTACCGTATGGCCAAGGCATCGGGGCTCTTTGAGGATCTTGGGCAGGTTAATACGCTGGGGCTATTACGCCGGCTGTAG
- a CDS encoding prenyltransferase yields MSGLYLTRGLFPSEFLRPTVEFILETQQAGGEIPWFEGGYADPWDHVEAAMGLSIGGEYAAARRAYEWLYSMQLVDGSWWASYRGEEVDNAERRETNFVAYIAAGIWHHYLIAQDRDFLRAMWPMVDKAIGFVLALQTEHGDIHWAVDADGKPKNDALVTGCSSIYKSLECAHNIAYTLGEDRPHWLTARESLGHALRHKPERFDRTWESKARYSMDWFYPVLTGVLPRKDAKARLAARWDEFVEKGLGCRCVSDEPWVTVAESCELVMALLAAGDHARAVEVYSWLHQWRLEDGSYWTGYQMVEDLLWPDEKPTWTAGAILLAADALTGHTAASGLFCSIQLLGVDSETEERISKAD; encoded by the coding sequence GTGAGCGGCCTGTATCTGACCCGGGGGTTGTTCCCCTCGGAATTTCTGCGACCCACGGTTGAGTTCATTCTTGAGACCCAGCAGGCTGGCGGTGAAATCCCCTGGTTTGAAGGCGGTTACGCTGACCCCTGGGATCACGTTGAAGCAGCCATGGGGCTCTCTATAGGCGGTGAATACGCTGCGGCTCGTCGCGCCTACGAATGGCTGTACAGCATGCAGCTAGTGGACGGCAGCTGGTGGGCATCCTATCGCGGTGAAGAGGTGGACAATGCCGAGCGTCGCGAGACCAACTTTGTCGCCTATATCGCCGCTGGTATCTGGCACCACTACCTGATTGCCCAGGACCGCGATTTCCTGCGCGCCATGTGGCCCATGGTCGACAAGGCTATCGGTTTTGTTCTGGCGCTGCAGACGGAACACGGCGACATTCACTGGGCCGTGGATGCCGACGGCAAGCCCAAGAACGACGCGCTTGTCACCGGTTGCAGTTCGATTTACAAAAGCCTCGAGTGCGCGCACAACATTGCCTACACGCTGGGCGAAGACCGCCCGCACTGGCTCACTGCGCGCGAGAGCCTGGGGCACGCCCTGCGGCATAAGCCCGAGCGGTTTGACCGCACGTGGGAGAGCAAGGCCCGCTATTCCATGGACTGGTTCTATCCGGTACTGACTGGCGTGCTGCCGCGCAAAGACGCTAAAGCCCGCCTGGCTGCGCGCTGGGACGAGTTTGTCGAGAAGGGCCTGGGTTGCCGCTGTGTATCTGATGAGCCCTGGGTTACGGTCGCGGAATCCTGCGAACTGGTTATGGCCCTGCTCGCTGCCGGCGATCACGCTCGCGCAGTAGAGGTCTACAGCTGGTTGCACCAGTGGCGTCTGGAAGACGGTTCATACTGGACGGGTTATCAGATGGTCGAAGACTTGCTGTGGCCGGACGAGAAACCCACCTGGACGGCCGGCGCTATCTTGTTGGCCGCCGATGCCCTGACCGGGCACACTGCCGCTTCAGGTCTATTCTGCTCTATCCAACTTCTCGGTGTCGATTCCGAAACGGAAGAGCGTATCTCCAAGGCAGATTAG